The sequence CTCCTCACTCGCAAACACACAGAGGCTGAGGTTCTGAGCACAATATCCTAATTCAGATTCAAACCTTCTTCTTCACAGGAACAAACATCACAAACAACAATGAGTTGAGGMTCGTGATGGTGGGGAAGACTGGGAATGGAAAGAGCGCWTCTGGAAACACCATTCTGGGTCGAGAGTGCTTTGAATCCAAATGCAGCGCCAAATCCCTGACTGTAAAATGCTCCAAAGTCTCCAGTAATGTTGATGGACAGCAGGTTACTGTCATTGATACTCCAGGTCTTTTTGACACCAGGTTTGGAGAAGATAAAACAACCAAAGATATTGGTCAGTGCATCCGCTATGCTTCTCCTGGACCCCACATCTTCCTGGTGGTCGTTCCAATCGGCAgattcacagaagaagaaataaaatcagtgcaAAAGATTCAAGAAATCTTTGGAGAGGCAGCAGACAGATACAGCATGGTTCTGTTCACTCGTGGAGACGCCCTTGATTCCACCATCGAAGATTATTTGTCTGAAAGCCCAGAGCTGCAGGATCTGGTGTCCAGATGTAACAACCAGTATCAACTCTTCAACAACAAGCTGAAAGATAAGAAACCTCAGGTCACTGAGCTGCTGRAGAAGATCAGAACCATTGTTGATaggaatggaggaagtcacTACACCAATGAGATGTTCCAAGAGGCTGAGAGGGAAATCGAAGAAGAGAAACAACGaatcctgaaggagaaagaagaggaaatACGTAAAGAGCAAGAAGAACTGGAGAGRAAAWTARAWGAAAAGTATcagaaaaagatgcagaaaatgtaTGAACAATTCcaggctgagagagagagagagagattggaCAGACAGCAGGAAAGAGAGGAATGGAGGAAGGAGATTGAGAAGGAAaggaaggagagggagaaggaAAGGAAGTTGATGGTGGAGGAGATgcaagaggagaggaggcaCGAAAGGGACATGAGAAGGGCAGATAAAATGGAGAGAGACAGGGAGTTTGAAATTCTGAAAAGACAACTGGAGGACCAGAACAGAGAAattcaagaaacaaaatctcAGCTGCAGTACAGACAACTGGAGGAGCAGAAGAACAGAGAAATTCAAGAAACAAAATTCCAGCTGCAGTACAGACAACTGGAGGAGCAGAAGAANACAGACAACTGGAGGAGCAGAAGAACAGAGAAATTCAGGAAACAAAAATCCAGC comes from Poecilia reticulata strain Guanapo unplaced genomic scaffold, Guppy_female_1.0+MT scaffold_1279, whole genome shotgun sequence and encodes:
- the LOC103461392 gene encoding GTPase IMAP family member 4-like produces the protein MVGKTGNGKSASGNTILGRECFESKCSAKSLTVKCSKVSSNVDGQQVTVIDTPGLFDTRFGEDKTTKDIGQCIRYASPGPHIFLVVVPIGRFTEEEIKSVQKIQEIFGEAADRYSMVLFTRGDALDSTIEDYLSESPELQDLVSRCNNQYQLFNNKLKDKKPQVTELLXKIRTIVDRNGGSHYTNEMFQEAEREIEEEKQRILKEKEEEIRKEQEELERKJXEKYQKKMQKMYEQFQAERERERLDRQQEREEWRKEIEKERKEREKERKLMYRQLEEQKNREIKEAKAKLQQKHQSEARKEAEHKGTSFQWRKFKKVFKKVVKIKY